In Pan troglodytes isolate AG18354 chromosome 21, NHGRI_mPanTro3-v2.0_pri, whole genome shotgun sequence, one genomic interval encodes:
- the NPBWR2 gene encoding neuropeptides B/W receptor type 2 yields MQAAGHPEPLDSRGSFSLPTMGANVSQDNGTGHNATFSEPLPFLYVLLPAVYSGICAVGLTGNTAVILVILRAPKMKTVTNVFILNLAVADGLFTLVLPVNIAEHLLQYWPFGELLCKLVLAVDHYNIFSSIYFLAVMSVDRYLVVLATVRSRHMPWRTYRGAKVASLCVWLGVTVLVLPFFSFAGVYSNELQVPSCGLSFPWPERVWFKASRVYTLVLGFVLPVCTICVLYTDLLRRLRAVRLRSGAKALGKARRKVTVLVLVVLAVCLLCWTPFHLASVVALTTDLPQTPLVISMSYVITSLSYANSCLNPFLYAFLDDNFRKNFRSILRC; encoded by the coding sequence ATGCAGGCCGCTGGGCACCCAGAGCCCCTTGACAGCAGGggctccttctccctccccacgATGGGTGCCAACGTCTCTCAGGACAATGGCACTGGGCACAATGCCACCTTCTCCGAGCCGCTGCCGTTCCTCTATGTGCTCCTGCCCGCCGTGTACTCCGGGATCTGTGCTGTGGGGCTGACTGGCAACACAGCCGTCATCCTTGTAATCCTGAGGGCGCCCAAGATGAAGACGGTGACCAACGTGTTCATCCTGAACCTGGCCGTCGCCGACGGGCTCTTCACGCTGGTACTGCCCGTCAACATCGCGGAGCACCTGCTGCAGTACTGGCCCTTCGGGGAGCTGCTCTGCAAGCTGGTGCTGGCCGTCGACCACTAcaacatcttctccagcatctacTTCCTAGCCGTGATGAGCGTGGACCGATACCTGGTGGTGCTGGCCACCGTGAGGTCCCGCCACATGCCCTGGCGCACGTACCGGGGGGCGAAGGTCGCCAGCCTGTGTGTCTGGCTGGGCGTCACGGTCCTGGTTCTGCCCTTCTTCTCTTTTGCTGGCGTCTACAGCAATGAGCTGCAGGTCCCAAGCTGTGGGCTGAGCTTCCCGTGGCCCGAGCGGGTCTGGTTCAAGGCCAGCCGTGTCTACACGTTGGTCCTGGGCTTCGTGCTGCCCGTGTGCACCATCTGTGTGCTCTACACAGACCTCCTGCGCAGGCTGCGGGCCGTGCGGCTCCGCTCCGGAGCCAAGGCTCTAGGCAAGGCCAGGCGGAAGGTGACCGTCCTGGTCCTCGTCGTGCTGGCCGTGTGCCTCCTCTGCTGGACGCCCTTCCACCTGGCCTCTGTCGTGGCCCTGACCACGGACCTGCCCCAGACCCCACTGGTCATCAGCATGTCCTACGTCATCACCAGCCTCAGCTACGCCAACTCGTGCCTGAACCCCTTCCTCTACGCCTTTCTAGATGACAACTTCCGGAAGAACTTCCGCAGCATATTGCGGTGCTAA